The window ATCTGCATCATCACTCTCTAGAGGATCATGTGTGGTCGGGGTGATCACTGACAAGAACTCCGATCCATCCTCTAGAGGATAAACAAAAAGTTAATAATATATACAACTaatatgcatcatcatcattCTTTATAACAACTTTGCTTTAGCCAAGGTAACCAAAGATCACATTTCTTCACTAACCTGATAAACCCTGGTATTCGGCTATCTGTTTGACAGCTGGCAAACGAAGGCTTTCAGGTAGTAGACAATTACAAATTGCACCTACAcagaaaaattaaatcaccatacCTAAAAGCCTCTTTCAGGAATATAAAAAATGTATCCTGAAGGCGCAAAGACTATTAAGGAAATTAATACCAAATTACCTAGTCCTGCAAGCCTGTTAACCCACCGTGGAATTGGTCTTCCTGTCAGTCTCTTGCTGACATCATCTGTGAAGTGATTGCAATTTTTTGAAATGAGGTGATAGGTGTCTCCATGATACTCTGTGGCAATGCT of the Musa acuminata AAA Group cultivar baxijiao chromosome BXJ3-2, Cavendish_Baxijiao_AAA, whole genome shotgun sequence genome contains:
- the LOC103976435 gene encoding deSI-like protein At4g17486 isoform X2; its protein translation is MGSVMSSGGSPSKGNAALSPVVLNVYDLTPLNNYVRWLGIGIFHSGIEVHELEYGFGAHDFPTSGVFEAFTESIATEYHGDTYHLISKNCNHFTDDVSKRLTGRPIPRWVNRLAGLGAICNCLLPESLRLPAVKQIAEYQGLSEDGSEFLSVITPTTHDPLESDDADQEKYLFLRSGGEQLTIMKSVPK